In a single window of the Leptolyngbya ohadii IS1 genome:
- a CDS encoding DUF4058 family protein, with protein MGVTKSDYRIVVSHSDRRPSAQLYAFGVRHAIPSFPVPLQTGEEEPMLNLQSILERVYERGRYHLAIDYTKPAQPPLAPEDTDWAAILLAEHKPKN; from the coding sequence TTGGGGGTAACGAAGTCAGACTATCGGATTGTGGTGAGCCATAGCGATCGTCGTCCCTCAGCTCAACTCTATGCCTTTGGCGTTCGACATGCAATTCCTAGTTTTCCTGTGCCTTTGCAGACTGGGGAGGAGGAGCCTATGTTGAATTTACAAAGCATTCTTGAACGAGTATATGAACGGGGAAGGTATCACTTGGCGATCGACTACACAAAACCAGCTCAACCCCCGCTTGCTCCTGAGGATACAGACTGGGCTGCTATTTTGTTGGCGGAACACAAGCCTAAGAATTAA